From the Pseudomonas monsensis genome, the window GCCGGCAGTCAGGCCTGGAGCTTTCAGGATGAACTGCTCGCCTCGCTCACCGTGGGCGCGCCGCCAGACATTCTCAACCGCTCCGGACAGGGCTGGGGGATTTCCGCGTTCTCGCCCGAAGGGCTGATCCGCAAAGGTTTCCGTGCGTTCATCGACATGCTGCGGGCCAATTTCGCCCACGCCGGCGGCCTGCGCATCGACCATGTGATGGGCCTGCAACGCCTGTGGGTGATCCCCAACGGCGCAGCGCCTGCCGACGGCGCCTACCTGTATTACCCGGTGGACGATCTGCTGCGCCTGCTGAGCCTCGAATCCCATCGCCATCAGGCCATCGTCCTCGGCGAAGACCTCGGCACCGTGCCCGACGGTCTGCGCGAAAAGCTCAGCGCACGCTCGATGCTCGGCATGCGTGTGTTGCTGTTCGAACAGGACAACACCTACTTCAAACCGATTCTCGACTGGCCGGACAATGCGCTGGCCACCACCAGCACCCACGACCTGCCGACGCTCAATGGCTGGTGGCATGGCCGCGACATCGACTGGAACGCACGGCTGGGTTTCGTCGATGCCAACGGCGAAATCGAATGGCGTCATCACCGCCAGCGCGAGCGTGAAGGTTTGCGCAATGCGTTGAGCCAGGACCCGCAGAACTTCCGCGAGGAATCCCACGAAGCCGATCAAGTGGTCGATGCCAGCGTGCGCTTCCTCGGCCACACCCGCGCGCCCCTGGTGTTGTTGCCCCTCGAAGATGCACTGGGCATCAATGAACAGGCCAACCTGCCGGGGACGATCGACACCCACCCGAACTGGGCGCGGCGTCTGCCCGCCACCAGCGAAGCGTTACTTGACGCTGCCGACGCCGCACGACGCCTGGAACTGCTGGCCTGCGCGCGTCTCCAGGCTGCAGAGCGTGACCAATGAGCCCGACGCAAATCCAGCCATTGCGCGCAACCCTGCGCCTGCAATTTCATAAAGGCTTTACCCTGGAGCAAGCGGTGCCGCTGGTGCCGTATTTCGCCCGCCTCGGCATCAGCCACATTTACGCCTCGCCCCTGCTCGCGGCCCGGGCCGGTTCAATGCACGGCTACGACGTGGTCGACCCGACCCAGGTCAATCCGGAACTCGGCGGCGAACCGGCGCTGCGGCGTCTGGTCAGCACCCTGCGCGAACACAACATGGGGCTGATCCTCGACATCGTCTCCAACCACATGGCCGTTGGCGGCAGCGACAATCCGTGGTGGCTGGACTTGCTCGAATGGGGACGCTTGAGCCCTTACGGCGAGTTCTTCGACATCCAGTGGCATTCGCCGGACCCGCTCATGGAAGGCCAGCTGCTGCTGCCGTTTCTTGGCAGCGACTACGGCGTCGCCCTGCAGGAAGGCATGCTGAAACTGTTGTTCAATCCGCAGCGCGGCAGCTTTTACGTCGAACACTATGATCATCACTTCCCGATCTGCCCGAGCGATTACGCCGAGCTGCTCAAGTCGCCGCTAGCCCTGAAGTCTCTGGCCCAGCGGTTCAGTACCCTCAGTTACCAAAGCGACGCCCATGCGCTGGCCATGCCGTTGAAAGACGAGTTGCGAGAACTGGCGACTGAGCCGTCGATCCTTGCAGCGATTCACGACACCCTAAAGGCTTACGACTCGACCACTGAAGCGGGCTTCCAAAGGCTGCATCAATTGCTCGAACGACAAAGCTATCGGCTCGCCAGTTGGCGCACCGCTGCCGATGACATCAACTGGCGGCGCTTTTTCGACATCAATGAACTCGGCGGTCTGCGCGTCGAACGTCCGGCGGTGTTCGAAGCCACCCACGGCAAGATTTTCCAGTTGATCGGCGAAGGCCTGATCGACGGTTTACGCATCGACCACATCGACGGCCTCGCCGATCCCCGGGGTTATTGCCGCAAGCTGCGTCGGCGCCTCGACCTGCTCGCGCCGGGCCGGCATCTGCCGATCTACGTCGAGAAGATCCTCGGTGCCGGCGAAACCCTGCACCGTGACTGGGCCGTGAACGGCACCACCGGTTACGAGTTCATGAACCAGTTGTCGCTGCTGCAACACGATCCGGACGGCGAACACGTCCTCGGTGAGTTGTGGCAACGGCGCACCGAACGCCCCGCCGCGTTTATCGAAGAAGCGCAACTGGCGCGCCAGCAAATCCTCAACGGTTTGCTGGCCAGTGACTTTGAAAGCGTTGCCCAGGCCTTGCTGCAGGTGGCCCGCGATGACCTGATGACGCGTGACCTGACCCTCGGCGCGATCCGCCGGGTGTTGCAGGCGTTGATCGTGCACTTTCCGGTGTACCGCACTTACATTGGCGCTATGGGCCGCTCCGCGCAGGATGAAGTGTTTTTCCAGCAGGCCATGGACGGTGCCCGGCAGACCCTCGGCGAAGGCGACTGGCCGGTGCTCGACTGTGTGGCCGCATGGCTCGGTGGCACGCCGTGGCGGCGCAAACCCCGCGGGCGCTCGCGCAAGATCCTCAAGCATGCGTGCGTACGCTTCCAGCAATTGACCTCGCCGGCGGCGGCCAAAGCCGTGGAAGACACCGCGCTGTACCGCTCCGCGGTGCTGCTGTCGCGCAATGACGTCGGCTACAACACCGAGCAGTTCAGTGCACCGCTCAGCGATTTCCACGCGGTCAATCAGCAACGCTTCGCCGAATTCCCCGACAACCTGCTGGCCACCGCCACCCACGATCACAAACGTGGTGAAGACACCCGCGCACGGCTCGCCGTGCTCAGCGAACGCAGCCATTGGTACGCCGAGCAGATCGAGCTGTGGCGCGCCCTCGCCCGGCCGGTGCGCAGCGACGATCAACAGCCCTCGACCGGCGATGAACTGATCCTCTACCAAGCGTTGCTCGGCAGTTGGCCGCTGGAACTGCGCGAAGGCGATCAGACGGGTTTCGCCGACTACGCCAAACGCATCTGGCAATGGCAACAGAAAGCCTTGCGCGAGGCCAAGCTGCAAAGCAGCTGGAGCGCACCGAACGAAAGCTATGAGCACGCCGCCCGGTCCTTCACCGAAAAACTGCTGACGGGGGATGAAGGTGAGCTGTTGCGTGCGGCGCTGATCAAGACCGTCAACAACATCGCTGCGGCCGGCGCGCTCAACAGTCTGGCGCAAACCTTGCTGCGCATGACCGTGCCGGGGGTGCCGGACCTGTATCAGGGCAACGAGTTCTGGGACTTCAGCCTGGTCGATCCGGACAACCGTCGGCCGGTGGATTACGCCGCGCGGGCGCAGGCGTTGCAGGCACCTGCACCGGTTGAGCAAATGCTGTCGAATTGGCGTGACGGGCGCATCAAGCAGGCGTTGATCGCCGAGGTGCTCAATCTTCGTGCCGAGCATGCCGAGCTGTTTCGCCGGGGTCGTTATCAGGCGCTGGAGGTGCTCGGCAGTCAGGCGCACAACGTGCTGGCGTTTGCCCGTGAACACCAAGGGACGTACGCCATCGTGATCGTCCCGGTGCGCTGCGCGGCGCTGCTGGAAAACGGTGCTATCCCTCAGGTCAATGCGCTGCGCTGGGGCGATACGCGGGTGGTTTTACCGTTCGCCGCCTCCGACACAAACCTGAAGGGACTTTTTCAAAGCGCCGCAGTCACAAAAAACAGGGAGCTGAATGTCAGCGAAGCGCTGGGGGATGTCCCGGTCAATCTCTTTATCCAACACTTAACGTAACGACGAGTTCAGTTCAGGAGCATTGCGATGAGTACCGACGATAAACGCATCCGCGAGTTCGCCTATCAGATCTGGGAATCAGAGGGTAAACCTGAAGGTCACGAAGCACGCCACTGGGAGATGGCACGCAAGCTGGCTGAAGCCGAGGCTTTGGCGCCGAAGAAATCGCCGAAAGCCGCCAGCAGCAAAACCGCCGGCAAAGGCGTTGACACCAAGGCCCCGGCGGCCAAGCCCAAGGCACCAGCGGCAGCTAAAGCCAAGCCGGCCAGCGCCGCCAAGGTCGTGCCGCCGGGTGAAAAAGCCGCCGAGAAAAAGCCCCGGACCCCACGCAAGCCCCCGGCCAACTGACACACCCGGATTATTGAATTGAACGACTGTGTGGCGAGTTCGCTCGCCACCGAGGGCCAACTCGTCCTCAAGAAACCTCAAATAACCCCTGTCAGGGAGAGAAGCCTGTGGTGACGGGATTTGTCCCCGATCAGTCGCGCAACGGCCGCAAAACAGCAACGGTGATGTGTCAGACATCCCGCGTGCACTGGTTTTGCGACTGCTTCGCAGCTGATCGGGGCGGTGCGACGTTTCGCCAAATCCCCTCGCCACCGATGCTGTTCCCACAGTTGATCAGTTATTCGAACCAACCCGATTTGCAGGAGCAATCATGTCCAGTCCAAAGAAAGCCGAGCCCGCCGCGCACGCCGAGCCATCCAGAATCCGTGAAGGTCTGCCCTTCCCGCTCGGTGCGACCTGGGATGGCCTGGGGGTGAACTTTGCGCTGTTTTCCGCCAACGCCACCAAGGTCGAACTGTGCATCTTCGATGATACCGGCGAAGTCGAAATCGAACGCATCGAGCTGCCGGAATACACCGACGAGATCTACCACGGCTATCTGCCCGATGCACATCCGGGGATGATCTACGGTTACCGCGTGTACGGCCCGTATGACCCGGCCAATGGTCATCGCTTCAACCACAACAAATTGCTCATCGACCCCTACGCCAAGCAATTGGTCGGCGAGTTGAAATGGTCCGAAGCGCTGTTCGGCTACACCATCGGCCACCCCGATGCCGACCTGAGTTTCGACGAACGCGACAGCGCGCCCTTCGTGCCCAAGTGCAAGGTCATCGACCCGGCGCACACCTGGGGCAACGATCACCGCGTGAGCGTGCCGTGGGACAAAACCATCATTTACGAAACCCACGTGCGCGGCATCAGCATGCGTCATCCGTCGGTGCCGGAAAACGTGCGGGGCACCTTTGCCGGTCTGATGGTCGATGACGTGCTCGAGCACATTCGCAAGCTCGGCGTGTCGTCGGTCGAACTGTTGCCGATCCACGCGTTCGTCAATGACCAGCACTTGCTGCACAAGGGCATGACCAACTACTGGGGCTACAACAGCATCGCGTTTTTCGCCCCGGACCCACGCTACCTGGCCAGCGGCAAGATCGCCGAATTCAAGGAAATGGTCGCGCACCTGCACGAAGCCAACCTTGAAGTGATCCTCGACGTGGTCTACAACCACACCGCCGAGGGCAACGAGCAAGGCCCGACCCTGTCGATGCGCGGTATCGACAATGCCTCGTACTACCGGCTGATGCCCGACGACAAGCGCTTCTACATCAACGATTCCGGCACCGGTAACACGCTGGACCTGAGCCACCCGTGCGTGCTGCAAATGGTCACCGACTCGCTGCGCTACTGGGCCAGCGAGATGCACGTCGACGGTTTCCGTTTCGACCTGGCGACCATCCTCGGCCGTTATCACGACGGTTTCGACGAGCGTCACAGTTTCCTCGTTGCCTGCCGCCAAGACCCGGTACTGCGTCAGGTGAAAATGATCGCCGAACCGTGGGACTGTGGCCCCGGCGGCTATCAGGTGGGTCATTTCCCGCCGGGCTGGGTCGAGTGGAACGACAAGTTCCGCGACACCGTGCGCGCGTTCTGGAAAGGTGACGACGGCCAGGTCGCCGACTTCGCCAGTCGCATGACCGCCTCCGGCGAAATGTTCAACCAGCGCGGACGGCGGCCGTATTCGTCGGTGAACTTCATCACCGCCCACGACGGTTTCACCCTCAACGATCTGGTGTCGTACAACGACAAGCACAACGAGGCCAACGACGAGAACAATCAGGACGGCAGCAACAACAACCTGTCGTGGAACCACGGCGTCGAAGGCCCGACCGACGATCCGCAGATCAACGCGCTGCGCCATCGACAGATGCGCAACTTCTTCGCCACCCTGTTGCTGGCGCAAGGCACGCCGATGATCGTCGCCGGTGACGAGTTCGCCCGTACGCAGGACGGCAACAACAATGCCTACTGCCAGGACAGCGAGATCGGCTGGGTCAACTGGGACCTGAGCGAAGACGGCAAGGCCCTGCTGAAATTCGTCAAACGCCTGATCAAGCTGCGCCTGGCGTATCCGATCCTGCGTCGCGGACGTTTCCTGGTCGGTGAGTACAACGAGGACATCGGCGTCAAGGACGTCACCTGGCTCGCGCCGGATGCGACCGAGATGACCACCGAGCACTGGCATGACGCCCATAACCGTTGCCTGGGCATGTTGCTCGATGGCCGTGCCCAGGAAACCGGAATTCGCCGCAAGGGTGGCGACGCAACCCTGCTGCTGGTGGTCAACGCGCACCACGACATCGTCAACTTCACCCTGCCGGAAGTGCCTGACGGCGGTTTCTGGACCTGCATGATCGACACCAATCAGCCGTCGATCCGTGGTCAGGAACGCTTCGAATTCGGGCATGAATATTCGGTCACCGGCCGTTCGCTGCTGCTGTTCGAACTACAACGTGATGAAGAAGACTGATATGGATCTGCAACGCTACCTTGCCCGCCGCCCGCCGGATTATCCCGACACCGTCGCCCTCGGCAGTTGCCTGCGGGCGATGGTCGAGGCCGGTCTGGACCGGCTGCCGTTACCGGGCAGCGGGCACACGCTGGAACGCTTTCAGCGCCTGGCCCAGGTCGGCGGACATGATCTGGGGCTGTGCAAACTCTATGAGGGCCACACCGACGCACAGGCGATCATCGAGCAACTGGGCGGCACGCCAACACCCGGCAGTACGTGGGGGATGTGGGCGGCCGAGCCGCCGCAGGCGCGCGTCAAGGTCACCCCCGCCGGGCACATGGGGTTGCTCAACGGACGCAAGGCCTGGTGCTCCGGTGCCTCGGTGCTCAGCCATGCCTTGCTCACGGCGTGGGACAGCAACGATCAGCAGCAACTGGTGGCCGTGGCCCTTGATCAACCCGGGGTGCGCATTACCGATCAGGGCTGGCACGCCGTGGGCATGGGTGCCACCGGCAGCGTCGAAGTCGTGTTCGAAGACGCCGAGGGTCAGGCCATCGGCCGTCCTGGCGACTACCTGCAACGGCCAGGCTTCTGGCAGGGCGGGATCGGCATTGCCGCGTGCTGGTACGGTGCCGCGCGGCAGCTTGCCGAGTCGCTGCGCCAGCACTGCGCACAACGCGAAGAACCTCACGCCCTCGCCCATCTGGGCGCGGTCGACAGTGCGTTGCAGGCCGCCGCCGATGTGTTGCGCTTCAGCGCGCTGCAAATCGACGCGCATCCCGAAGCCAACGCCGAACTGCTCGCCCGCCGTGCCCGCGCCGTGGTCGAGCAGTCGGCCGAGTCAGTGATCCGCGAAGTCGGCCGTGCGCTCGGGGCCGGGCCTTTTTGCAAGGATCGGCATTTCGCCGGTCTGGTCGCCGACCTGCCGGTGTTTCTGCGTCAAAGCCATGCCGAACGCGATCTGGCCGCCCTCGGTCAATTGGTCACCCGGCAAGCCGACGAGGTCTGGTCGCTATGAGAAGCAATCCGATCGTCGGCCAGGGCACGTCACTGCATCAGTGGCAGGGTTCAAGACGTTTGGCCGAAGTGCCGGGCATAACCGTCGAAGAACTGGTGCCGCCCGGTGCACGCGCCGTAATCGTCGCCCCGCACCCGGACGACGAAGTGCTCGGTTGCGGTGGTTTGCTGCAATTGCTCGCCACGGCGGGCCGTTCGATGCAGTTGATTTCCGTCACCGACGGCAGCGCCAGCCATCCCGGTTCGCAACGCTGGCCGGTGGAACGCCTCAGCGTGGTGCGCCCGCAGGAATCGGCCGAAGCCCTGCGCCGCCTCGGCTTGCCGATGCACAGTCTGAAGTGGCTGCGTGGTGGCTTCACCGACACCTTGGTGGCCGCTCAGGAACAGGCGCTGAGCGCTTTCATTGAAAGTCATTTGCGCGCCGACGATGTGCTGTTCACCACATGGCGCGAAGATGGCCACAGCGACCACGAAGCGGTCGGCCGCGCCAGCGTCGAAGCCGCCCGCCGTGTCGGTGCGACCTGTCATGAATTACCGGTGTGGACCTGGCACTGGGCCGCGCCGGAAGATGCCGGCGTGCCGTGGAACCGGGCGCGCAAGATTCTCCTGACACCGGCCGAGGTGGCGCGCAAACGCCATGCGGTGCACGCCTTCGCCAGTCAACTGGAGGGCGACCCCGACGCCGGCCTGGCTCCGGTGTTGGCGCCCTACGTGATTGATCGCCTGCTGCAACCTTTCGAAGTGGTGTTCCTGTGAGTGTCGACGATCGTTATTTCGACGGCCTGTTCGCCGGCAACGACGACCCGTGGGCCTTTCGCCAACGTTGGTACGAGCAACGCAAACGCGCGATCACCCTCGCGGCGCTGCCACGTCCGCACTATCGGGCGATCTTCGAGCCGGGTTGTGCCAATGGCGAGCTGAGCGCCGAGCTGGCCGGGCGTTGCGATCGTCTGTTGTGTTGCGACACTGCGAACGCGGCGGTGAATCTGGCGCGTACCCGATTGAGCCTGTTCGACCATGCCGAAGTCCGTCAGAACCGTCTGCCCGGCGACTGGCCGGAGGAAAAATTCGACCTGATTGTATTTAGCGAAATCGGCTACTACCTCGACCGTACCGATCTGACAGAAGTGATCCGGCGGATCAGTGATTCCCTGACGGCCGACGGACAACTGCTGGCCTGCCACTGGCGCCCGCCCATCGACGGCTGTCCGTTGAACGCCCGGCAGGTCCATGACCTGATCCACGAACACCTGCATCTACCGCGCCTGGTGCTGCATCAGGAAGCGGATTTCATCCTCGAGCTGTGGAGCCGCGAACCGCGCTCGGTCGCAGCATTGGAGGGCTTGCGATGATCGGCATTCTGATTCCCGCACACAACGAAGAAGCGCTGCTCGACGAGAGCCTCAGCGCCGCCCTGCGCGCCAGCAAGCACGGACTGCTCGCTGGCGAACCGGTGGAAGTGCTGGTGGTGCTCGACAGTTGCACCGACCGCTCGGCGCACATCGTCAGCCAATACCCGGTGCTGAGCCTGCACATCGAGGCGCGCAATGTCGGTCAGGCCCGGGCTGCCGGGGCGCACATGTTGCTGGAGCGCGGCGCACGCTGGATCTCCTGTACCGACGCCGACAGTCGTGTGGCCGATGACTGGCTGGTGGCGCAGTTGGGCCTCGGGGCAGACGCCGTGTGTGGCACGGTGACGGTCGAGCGCTGGGACGAATCCTTCGACGAGGCCGCGCAAATTCGTTACCACCGTCATTACCGGACCTGCGACGGCCATCGGCACATTCATGGGGCCAATCTGGGCATCAGCGCCGACGCCTATCGCTGGGCCGGAGGCTTTAAACCGCTGGCTTGCGACGAAGACGTGCAATTGGTACGCGAGCTGGAACTGTCCGGGGCGAACATCGCCTGGAGCCATCGCCCGCAGGTCCGCACCAGCGCCCGCCTCGACAGCCGGGCACGGGGAGGATTTGGTGACTATCTGCGACATCTGGCACACCTGGAATAAAAAAAACCGGATCAGATCAATCTGCGACGCGACGAATTTAACTTCATGGGCAATACTCTGCTGCGCGGCAATCCAGGGTTCGGAGCGTCGCATGGCAAACAATCCGCCTTCACGGGTCGGACGCGCCGGGCCATTGCGGCCACGCCACCGACTGAGGGCCAGACACAACAAGGACGTCGCACCCATGAAACCGTTATCCCTCAGCGAAAACAGTCCCTCGGCGCAAATCTGGAACAGCGCCGCCCAACTCGACAACATTCCCGTCATCAATACCCATAGCCTGGTGCCCGCCGGCGCCCGTGCGGTGGTGATTGCCCCGCACCCCGGCGATGAGGTGGTCACCTGCGGTGGCCTGCTGCAATTGCTCGCCGGCCTTGGCCACCCGTTGCAATTGCTGTCGATCACCGACGGCAGTGCCAGCCATCCCGGCTCCCGACAATGGTCGGAAAAACGCCTGAGCGTGTTCCGCCCACAGGAAAGTGTCGAAGCCTTGCGCCGCCTCGGCTTGCCGATGCACAGCCTGAAATGGGTGCGCGGCGGCTTCACCGACAACGCCCTGCGCGAAAAGGAAAACGAACTGGTGGCCTTCATCGGCCGTTACCTGCGCCC encodes:
- a CDS encoding malto-oligosyltrehalose synthase produces the protein MSPTQIQPLRATLRLQFHKGFTLEQAVPLVPYFARLGISHIYASPLLAARAGSMHGYDVVDPTQVNPELGGEPALRRLVSTLREHNMGLILDIVSNHMAVGGSDNPWWLDLLEWGRLSPYGEFFDIQWHSPDPLMEGQLLLPFLGSDYGVALQEGMLKLLFNPQRGSFYVEHYDHHFPICPSDYAELLKSPLALKSLAQRFSTLSYQSDAHALAMPLKDELRELATEPSILAAIHDTLKAYDSTTEAGFQRLHQLLERQSYRLASWRTAADDINWRRFFDINELGGLRVERPAVFEATHGKIFQLIGEGLIDGLRIDHIDGLADPRGYCRKLRRRLDLLAPGRHLPIYVEKILGAGETLHRDWAVNGTTGYEFMNQLSLLQHDPDGEHVLGELWQRRTERPAAFIEEAQLARQQILNGLLASDFESVAQALLQVARDDLMTRDLTLGAIRRVLQALIVHFPVYRTYIGAMGRSAQDEVFFQQAMDGARQTLGEGDWPVLDCVAAWLGGTPWRRKPRGRSRKILKHACVRFQQLTSPAAAKAVEDTALYRSAVLLSRNDVGYNTEQFSAPLSDFHAVNQQRFAEFPDNLLATATHDHKRGEDTRARLAVLSERSHWYAEQIELWRALARPVRSDDQQPSTGDELILYQALLGSWPLELREGDQTGFADYAKRIWQWQQKALREAKLQSSWSAPNESYEHAARSFTEKLLTGDEGELLRAALIKTVNNIAAAGALNSLAQTLLRMTVPGVPDLYQGNEFWDFSLVDPDNRRPVDYAARAQALQAPAPVEQMLSNWRDGRIKQALIAEVLNLRAEHAELFRRGRYQALEVLGSQAHNVLAFAREHQGTYAIVIVPVRCAALLENGAIPQVNALRWGDTRVVLPFAASDTNLKGLFQSAAVTKNRELNVSEALGDVPVNLFIQHLT
- a CDS encoding DUF2934 domain-containing protein: MSTDDKRIREFAYQIWESEGKPEGHEARHWEMARKLAEAEALAPKKSPKAASSKTAGKGVDTKAPAAKPKAPAAAKAKPASAAKVVPPGEKAAEKKPRTPRKPPAN
- the glgX gene encoding glycogen debranching protein GlgX, with the protein product MSSPKKAEPAAHAEPSRIREGLPFPLGATWDGLGVNFALFSANATKVELCIFDDTGEVEIERIELPEYTDEIYHGYLPDAHPGMIYGYRVYGPYDPANGHRFNHNKLLIDPYAKQLVGELKWSEALFGYTIGHPDADLSFDERDSAPFVPKCKVIDPAHTWGNDHRVSVPWDKTIIYETHVRGISMRHPSVPENVRGTFAGLMVDDVLEHIRKLGVSSVELLPIHAFVNDQHLLHKGMTNYWGYNSIAFFAPDPRYLASGKIAEFKEMVAHLHEANLEVILDVVYNHTAEGNEQGPTLSMRGIDNASYYRLMPDDKRFYINDSGTGNTLDLSHPCVLQMVTDSLRYWASEMHVDGFRFDLATILGRYHDGFDERHSFLVACRQDPVLRQVKMIAEPWDCGPGGYQVGHFPPGWVEWNDKFRDTVRAFWKGDDGQVADFASRMTASGEMFNQRGRRPYSSVNFITAHDGFTLNDLVSYNDKHNEANDENNQDGSNNNLSWNHGVEGPTDDPQINALRHRQMRNFFATLLLAQGTPMIVAGDEFARTQDGNNNAYCQDSEIGWVNWDLSEDGKALLKFVKRLIKLRLAYPILRRGRFLVGEYNEDIGVKDVTWLAPDATEMTTEHWHDAHNRCLGMLLDGRAQETGIRRKGGDATLLLVVNAHHDIVNFTLPEVPDGGFWTCMIDTNQPSIRGQERFEFGHEYSVTGRSLLLFELQRDEED
- a CDS encoding acyl-CoA dehydrogenase, which gives rise to MDLQRYLARRPPDYPDTVALGSCLRAMVEAGLDRLPLPGSGHTLERFQRLAQVGGHDLGLCKLYEGHTDAQAIIEQLGGTPTPGSTWGMWAAEPPQARVKVTPAGHMGLLNGRKAWCSGASVLSHALLTAWDSNDQQQLVAVALDQPGVRITDQGWHAVGMGATGSVEVVFEDAEGQAIGRPGDYLQRPGFWQGGIGIAACWYGAARQLAESLRQHCAQREEPHALAHLGAVDSALQAAADVLRFSALQIDAHPEANAELLARRARAVVEQSAESVIREVGRALGAGPFCKDRHFAGLVADLPVFLRQSHAERDLAALGQLVTRQADEVWSL
- a CDS encoding PIG-L deacetylase family protein: MRSNPIVGQGTSLHQWQGSRRLAEVPGITVEELVPPGARAVIVAPHPDDEVLGCGGLLQLLATAGRSMQLISVTDGSASHPGSQRWPVERLSVVRPQESAEALRRLGLPMHSLKWLRGGFTDTLVAAQEQALSAFIESHLRADDVLFTTWREDGHSDHEAVGRASVEAARRVGATCHELPVWTWHWAAPEDAGVPWNRARKILLTPAEVARKRHAVHAFASQLEGDPDAGLAPVLAPYVIDRLLQPFEVVFL
- a CDS encoding SAM-dependent methyltransferase — encoded protein: MSVDDRYFDGLFAGNDDPWAFRQRWYEQRKRAITLAALPRPHYRAIFEPGCANGELSAELAGRCDRLLCCDTANAAVNLARTRLSLFDHAEVRQNRLPGDWPEEKFDLIVFSEIGYYLDRTDLTEVIRRISDSLTADGQLLACHWRPPIDGCPLNARQVHDLIHEHLHLPRLVLHQEADFILELWSREPRSVAALEGLR
- a CDS encoding glycosyltransferase; this encodes MIGILIPAHNEEALLDESLSAALRASKHGLLAGEPVEVLVVLDSCTDRSAHIVSQYPVLSLHIEARNVGQARAAGAHMLLERGARWISCTDADSRVADDWLVAQLGLGADAVCGTVTVERWDESFDEAAQIRYHRHYRTCDGHRHIHGANLGISADAYRWAGGFKPLACDEDVQLVRELELSGANIAWSHRPQVRTSARLDSRARGGFGDYLRHLAHLE
- a CDS encoding PIG-L deacetylase family protein, translating into MKPLSLSENSPSAQIWNSAAQLDNIPVINTHSLVPAGARAVVIAPHPGDEVVTCGGLLQLLAGLGHPLQLLSITDGSASHPGSRQWSEKRLSVFRPQESVEALRRLGLPMHSLKWVRGGFTDNALREKENELVAFIGRYLRPGDAVFSTWRGDGNDDHEAVGHAAARAAELAGATFHDVPVWAWHWPERDHALIPWERARKLRLDTWTVARKSHATHAYASQLKGEPAIGIAPMLPPVILERMRLPYEIVFV